In the Actinomycetota bacterium genome, one interval contains:
- a CDS encoding right-handed parallel beta-helix repeat-containing protein: protein MLPLPPGRRWARRLAPVAFLAALGVAVALTLHDRSGPQHADAARASRPAAPAPSSNPTGPRFSHTYPPDPVVPERGKALGPDPVPPPRATISSGTSVASFAALSAALAKGTLVRIGPHRWRLTGPAGIVDGASLRVAGPATLQLARGAFLVARHRGLVVLRDVRVIGVGNHGRPLPTASGGRGFLAATVGGRMRLIHDQIVDLGYLGNLTYGISFRRSGPGSGIFGSTVVGNYFGVYMSASRGVRVVDSRFAHSVVYGIDPHSSASHLVIRGNAVLDSGVHGIILAQGVHDSVVEDNVVRGARLHGIVVYDHSNGNVLKGNRVSGTFDGIVLQDSSGTRLTRNVVEGAKRFALRLTGVTRATMAWGNSLSGALVGLFVYAGPTGSLFVGNRILGNVENVRIRVDAPGNVVRPVPARSERRSS, encoded by the coding sequence GCTCGGGGTGGCCGTGGCGCTGACCCTCCATGACCGGTCGGGGCCACAGCACGCCGACGCGGCGAGGGCGAGCCGACCGGCGGCGCCCGCCCCCTCCTCGAACCCGACGGGGCCGCGCTTCTCCCATACCTATCCCCCTGACCCGGTCGTCCCCGAACGGGGGAAAGCGCTGGGCCCGGACCCCGTCCCGCCGCCCCGGGCCACCATTTCCTCGGGGACGTCGGTGGCGTCGTTCGCGGCGCTGTCCGCGGCCCTGGCGAAGGGCACATTGGTGCGGATCGGGCCGCACCGGTGGCGGCTCACGGGCCCGGCGGGAATAGTCGACGGCGCTTCGCTCCGCGTGGCCGGGCCGGCCACGCTGCAGCTCGCCCGGGGTGCCTTCTTGGTGGCCCGTCACCGGGGCCTGGTGGTGCTGCGGGATGTCCGGGTAATTGGCGTCGGCAACCACGGACGTCCCCTCCCCACGGCTTCGGGTGGGCGGGGGTTCCTCGCGGCAACCGTGGGCGGCAGGATGCGGCTGATCCACGACCAGATCGTCGACCTCGGCTACCTGGGGAACCTTACCTACGGCATCTCGTTCCGCCGTTCGGGGCCCGGTTCTGGCATCTTCGGATCGACTGTCGTCGGGAACTACTTCGGCGTGTACATGAGCGCCTCGCGAGGCGTGCGGGTCGTGGACTCAAGGTTCGCGCACAGCGTGGTCTACGGGATCGATCCCCACTCGTCCGCCAGCCACCTGGTGATCCGCGGCAACGCGGTGCTCGACAGCGGGGTGCACGGGATCATCCTGGCTCAGGGCGTGCATGACAGCGTGGTCGAGGACAACGTGGTTCGTGGGGCGAGGTTGCACGGGATCGTCGTGTACGACCACTCAAACGGCAACGTGCTGAAGGGGAACCGGGTCTCCGGTACCTTCGACGGCATCGTGCTCCAGGATTCCTCGGGGACCCGCCTCACGCGCAACGTGGTGGAGGGAGCCAAGCGGTTCGCCCTCCGCCTGACCGGGGTGACCCGTGCCACCATGGCGTGGGGCAACTCCCTGTCGGGTGCGTTGGTCGGGTTGTTCGTGTACGCGGGCCCGACCGGAAGCCTGTTCGTCGGCAACCGCATCCTTGGCAATGTCGAGAACGTCCGGATCCGGGTGGATGCACCGGGCAACGTCGTTCGCCCGGTCCCCGCGCGCAGCGAGCGGCGGTCATCGTGA
- a CDS encoding glycosyltransferase, which yields MIASAVPGWLPLSALGGLVWVAWILRQVLGSRYRPAPTGHVESTSLVVPVYREDPDILFRCLSSWQANHPGEILLVVDHTERDLLPRAEEWARRDPRIQVLVVVPPGKRHALCVGVREARFDIVVLTDSDTMWEEGFLARVVAGFGDPAVGGVGCRQNVYQAGTSLWRRLADWMLDVRFLHYLPAMARVGAVPCISGRTAAYRRSVILPMLEDLEFETFLGKRCLSGDDGRLTWLVLRAGWKTAYQGNARAWTVFPNTFRGFVKQRIRWSRNSYRCYFRAVLRGWLWRQPAITSVSVLQNLIGPFTLALATYFLIASLLAHEWGLALLAWSWLLLGRAIKGVGHLVSEPSTLWYLPLITVIFILVMIPVKLYALVTMNVQGWITRRADTEVAEGQSSRTLEPLTEVS from the coding sequence GTGATCGCTTCGGCCGTCCCTGGGTGGCTTCCGCTGTCGGCCCTTGGAGGGTTGGTGTGGGTGGCGTGGATCCTCCGGCAGGTCCTCGGTTCGAGGTATCGGCCTGCGCCCACGGGCCACGTGGAGAGCACCTCGCTGGTGGTGCCGGTCTATCGCGAGGACCCCGACATCCTTTTCAGGTGCCTTTCCAGTTGGCAGGCCAACCACCCGGGGGAGATCCTGCTCGTCGTCGACCACACCGAGCGTGACTTGCTGCCCCGCGCGGAGGAGTGGGCGAGGCGGGACCCCCGGATCCAGGTGCTGGTCGTGGTGCCGCCGGGCAAGCGGCACGCCCTGTGCGTCGGGGTGCGGGAGGCTCGGTTTGACATCGTGGTCCTGACCGACTCCGACACGATGTGGGAGGAGGGATTCCTGGCCAGGGTGGTGGCGGGGTTCGGAGACCCGGCCGTGGGCGGGGTGGGGTGCCGGCAGAACGTGTACCAGGCAGGGACCTCGCTGTGGCGCCGGTTGGCGGACTGGATGCTCGACGTCCGATTCCTACATTACCTTCCGGCCATGGCCCGCGTTGGCGCCGTCCCGTGCATCTCCGGGCGCACCGCGGCGTACCGGCGAAGCGTGATCCTGCCGATGCTCGAAGATCTCGAGTTCGAGACCTTTCTCGGCAAGCGGTGCCTGAGCGGGGACGACGGCCGCCTGACCTGGCTGGTTCTGCGAGCCGGTTGGAAGACGGCTTACCAGGGGAACGCCCGGGCGTGGACGGTCTTCCCCAACACTTTCCGTGGTTTCGTGAAGCAGCGGATCCGGTGGAGCCGCAACTCCTACCGCTGCTACTTCCGGGCGGTGCTCCGAGGGTGGCTGTGGCGCCAGCCGGCCATCACGTCGGTCAGCGTGCTGCAGAACCTCATCGGGCCGTTCACCCTGGCCCTGGCCACCTACTTCCTGATCGCCTCGCTCCTGGCCCACGAATGGGGGCTGGCGCTGCTGGCCTGGTCGTGGCTCCTGCTGGGGCGGGCCATCAAGGGCGTCGGCCATCTGGTTTCGGAGCCCTCCACGCTGTGGTACCTCCCCTTGATCACCGTGATCTTCATCCTGGTGATGATCCCGGTGAAGCTCTACGCCTTGGTCACTATGAACGTGCAAGGGTGGATCACGCGTCGGGCGGACACCGAGGTCGCGGAGGGACAGTCGAGCCGGACGCTGGAGCCACTCACCGAGGTTTCCTGA